The following proteins are encoded in a genomic region of Gimesia algae:
- a CDS encoding kappa-carrageenase has product MDTNSTHCQKCVVILAGPFWGMMLGILFPLGMAAAADPVPLKTKLDSKSSAWKFVAGQSDEFDGAEVDRAKWNIDTQDFGPWSWEPQNVTQKEGALHLRMLQKEHQRGKQVLYYTSGMARNEKTITYGYFEARVKGCSRYPGACPSFWLYSIGPQNRYLAQDGETVAYSEIDVVELQQCEFDFKTKQHFPVTRIDCNLHTTLLKAGQRQWVRPHNRPELCSNHFDSPWDPRADYHVYAVENSPDWIVWYIDGNEVARKPNLYWHLPMHVTLSLGLRYPFVAYKEGERVPVPDKTTAAGFPTTMSVDYVRVWQKPGNPAKKTTTSWTKAEYIAMEKEKWDKNHWRWDQRKVESNFDQIDTNRDGVASGKERQDWYAKQAKSAKPPEK; this is encoded by the coding sequence GTGGATACGAATTCAACTCACTGTCAAAAATGCGTTGTTATATTAGCGGGTCCATTCTGGGGAATGATGCTGGGGATCCTCTTTCCCCTTGGCATGGCCGCCGCCGCTGATCCTGTCCCCCTCAAGACGAAGCTGGACAGTAAATCAAGTGCATGGAAATTTGTGGCCGGACAGTCGGATGAGTTCGATGGTGCTGAAGTCGATCGCGCGAAATGGAATATTGATACGCAGGACTTTGGACCATGGAGTTGGGAACCCCAGAACGTGACACAAAAGGAAGGCGCCCTGCATCTTCGTATGCTGCAGAAGGAACACCAGCGGGGAAAGCAGGTACTTTATTACACCTCCGGAATGGCGCGAAACGAGAAAACAATCACCTATGGATATTTTGAGGCCCGCGTCAAAGGCTGTTCTCGTTACCCGGGCGCGTGTCCGTCGTTCTGGCTTTACAGTATCGGGCCTCAAAATCGGTACCTGGCACAGGACGGTGAAACCGTTGCCTATTCAGAAATCGACGTTGTTGAGTTGCAGCAATGCGAATTTGATTTTAAGACGAAACAACACTTCCCCGTCACTCGTATCGACTGCAATCTACATACAACCCTGCTGAAAGCAGGCCAGCGGCAATGGGTCAGGCCACACAACCGCCCGGAACTCTGCAGCAACCATTTTGATTCTCCCTGGGATCCGCGCGCGGACTATCACGTCTACGCCGTAGAAAATTCACCGGACTGGATCGTGTGGTACATCGACGGGAACGAAGTCGCGCGCAAGCCGAACCTGTACTGGCATCTGCCAATGCACGTCACACTGTCATTAGGTCTGCGTTATCCGTTCGTCGCCTACAAAGAAGGGGAGCGTGTGCCCGTCCCGGATAAAACCACTGCAGCAGGTTTTCCAACGACCATGTCCGTAGATTATGTCCGAGTCTGGCAAAAGCCCGGTAATCCAGCAAAAAAAACGACCACTTCCTGGACAAAAGCCGAATACATCGCAATGGAAAAGGAGAAATGGGATAAGAATCACTGGCGGTGGGATCAGCGCAAAGTAGAATCTAATTTCGATCAGATAGA
- the sbnA gene encoding 2,3-diaminopropionate biosynthesis protein SbnA — protein sequence MININQNNSTSEVPCEGILDAIGSTPLIRLRRYLGTDDIQLYAKVEAFNPGGSAKDRPACAMIEDALRSGAINKTTTIIESTSGNMGIGLAQACCYFGLPLICVVDPFAQEQNVAIMQAYGAVIERVTRPLQGAYLKARLARVMELINGIPDSYWPNQYSNLKNPLSHEQGTVQEIDEALNGEIDYLFVATSSTGTARGCRDYLKKRGRHTKVIAVDAEGSVLFGGLAGRRRIPGMGAGHVSALAAGQQFDDVKRVSDLDCVVGCRRMVKYEAILAGGSAGGVLEAIRSMIPELRSKVCAAILHDSGTRYLDTIFSDQWVERELGCSTEELQARIEQPSQVGTVSVQRGSRFTPHLREYVKEHATI from the coding sequence ATGATTAATATAAATCAGAATAACAGCACCAGCGAGGTTCCATGCGAGGGGATTCTGGATGCCATTGGCTCCACCCCTTTGATTCGTTTACGCCGCTACCTGGGCACAGATGATATTCAGCTATACGCCAAAGTCGAAGCATTCAATCCAGGGGGGAGTGCCAAAGACCGCCCCGCCTGCGCCATGATCGAAGATGCGCTCCGCTCCGGGGCGATCAACAAAACTACCACGATCATTGAATCCACTTCCGGTAACATGGGCATCGGTCTGGCACAGGCCTGCTGTTATTTTGGTCTGCCTCTGATTTGTGTCGTCGACCCGTTTGCCCAGGAGCAGAACGTTGCCATCATGCAGGCATACGGGGCGGTGATTGAACGAGTCACGCGACCTCTGCAAGGCGCTTACCTCAAAGCACGGTTGGCCCGGGTGATGGAACTCATTAATGGGATTCCCGATTCTTACTGGCCGAACCAATACAGTAATTTGAAAAATCCGCTTTCTCACGAACAGGGTACGGTTCAGGAAATCGACGAAGCATTGAATGGTGAAATCGATTATCTGTTTGTCGCAACCAGCAGCACTGGTACGGCACGTGGCTGTCGGGACTACCTGAAAAAACGGGGACGCCACACTAAGGTGATTGCCGTCGACGCTGAAGGGAGTGTGCTGTTTGGTGGTCTGGCAGGTCGCAGGCGGATCCCCGGAATGGGAGCAGGTCACGTATCTGCATTAGCTGCAGGACAGCAATTTGATGATGTGAAACGGGTCAGCGATCTGGATTGTGTGGTGGGTTGCCGACGCATGGTTAAATATGAGGCGATTCTCGCAGGAGGATCAGCGGGCGGCGTGCTGGAAGCGATTCGCTCGATGATTCCTGAATTGCGATCCAAAGTGTGTGCCGCCATTTTGCATGACTCGGGCACCCGTTACCTCGATACCATTTTTTCTGATCAATGGGTGGAGAGAGAACTGGGGTGTTCCACAGAAGAACTGCAGGCACGAATCGAGCAGCCCAGTCAGGTTGGAACGGTTTCTGTACAGAGAGGGTCTCGCTTCACTCCACATTTGCGCGAATATGTGAAGGAACATGCAACGATATGA
- a CDS encoding FAD/NAD(P)-binding protein — translation MITALQTGQHTVKKMRPAASAPFKIAIVGCGPKGMYCLERLAYELARSRQQSEVQITVFEPAPFPGAGAVYHPRQPHYLRMNFASELINVWPETLRRRDPQSFPTLVEWLQDKYPHHADPRGFAPRAIVGEYLATAFQKTIQLFPDFVTVNQVAEKVTGIKKTEDRWLLETADNEIAFDEVLLALGHEGWRAAPSSFSQSEQIIEKVFPVEQMLSSARIPPQSTVAVRGFALTFIDACLALTEGRGGKFCCENRQWKYLPSGDEVQSIVPFSRTGHPMLAKPDRRYFRSNPEREQIWEQGRLRILKLKQPAAGLDFQTSIWPVILKTAEEALLSLVPDHQIGTQTPMVGLNRWFQDWSNRIFTPAETWERLQQSYRIATGQQAPDEAWALGETFRQLYPALVRRISYGGLALTSWADFQRDAQEMERLAFGPPAENVGRLMALIEAGIVNLEYLRSDFVPHQNRLILEAEGKRTSVDRLINAVIPACDQFSENSLLEKLLSSGWIRRMLGAGGIAVDGAARPIQLEEQITEGLAVIGRPTEGCVLGNDTLSRQLHSCPDQWARSVRDHIAHRKQT, via the coding sequence ATGATAACGGCACTTCAAACGGGGCAACATACCGTTAAAAAAATGCGACCTGCTGCATCCGCTCCCTTCAAGATCGCTATTGTAGGTTGTGGTCCGAAGGGGATGTACTGTCTGGAACGGCTGGCTTATGAGCTGGCTCGTTCGCGTCAACAGTCGGAAGTACAGATCACCGTCTTTGAACCAGCTCCCTTTCCGGGGGCCGGGGCCGTTTATCATCCGCGACAGCCGCATTATTTACGCATGAACTTTGCTTCCGAGTTGATCAATGTCTGGCCGGAGACCCTGCGGCGGCGTGATCCGCAATCATTTCCCACACTCGTGGAATGGCTGCAAGACAAATATCCTCACCACGCTGATCCGCGAGGCTTTGCGCCTCGGGCGATTGTCGGCGAATATCTTGCGACAGCATTTCAAAAAACAATACAGCTGTTCCCTGATTTTGTAACCGTGAACCAGGTTGCAGAGAAAGTGACTGGTATCAAAAAAACAGAGGACCGCTGGTTACTCGAAACCGCAGACAACGAAATCGCATTTGATGAAGTTCTACTGGCACTGGGGCATGAAGGCTGGCGAGCAGCCCCTTCTTCCTTCTCGCAGTCGGAACAGATCATTGAAAAGGTGTTTCCCGTGGAGCAGATGTTGTCCTCTGCACGCATACCCCCGCAATCCACGGTAGCCGTACGCGGTTTTGCTTTGACATTTATTGACGCCTGCCTCGCATTAACAGAAGGGCGTGGCGGAAAATTCTGTTGTGAAAACCGGCAGTGGAAATACCTTCCGTCCGGGGATGAGGTGCAGTCGATCGTGCCTTTTTCCCGGACGGGACACCCGATGCTGGCTAAACCAGATCGTCGTTATTTCCGGAGCAACCCGGAACGAGAGCAGATCTGGGAACAGGGACGTCTTCGTATTTTGAAACTCAAACAGCCCGCAGCAGGTCTTGATTTTCAAACCTCAATCTGGCCTGTGATTTTGAAAACAGCAGAAGAAGCGCTGCTCTCACTGGTTCCCGATCATCAGATAGGAACGCAGACTCCGATGGTCGGACTGAATCGCTGGTTTCAGGACTGGAGCAACAGAATCTTTACACCTGCTGAAACATGGGAGCGCCTGCAACAGTCTTACCGCATTGCAACAGGCCAGCAGGCGCCGGACGAAGCCTGGGCACTGGGTGAAACGTTTCGACAGCTGTACCCCGCGCTGGTGCGCAGAATCAGTTATGGCGGACTGGCATTGACCAGCTGGGCAGATTTTCAGCGTGATGCGCAAGAGATGGAGCGACTGGCATTTGGTCCTCCCGCCGAAAATGTAGGACGACTGATGGCACTCATTGAAGCGGGCATTGTCAATTTAGAATACCTGCGGTCTGATTTCGTTCCACACCAGAATAGACTGATACTGGAAGCCGAGGGGAAACGGACATCAGTGGACCGATTGATCAACGCGGTCATCCCTGCCTGTGATCAATTCTCGGAAAACTCTCTATTGGAAAAACTGCTTTCTTCAGGCTGGATCAGGCGGATGCTGGGCGCGGGGGGAATCGCCGTTGATGGCGCAGCCCGTCCGATCCAGCTGGAGGAGCAGATCACAGAGGGACTGGCTGTCATCGGGCGTCCCACGGAAGGTTGTGTACTGGGGAACGATACCCTCAGTCGCCAGCTCCATTCCTGCCCCGATCAATGGGCACGCAGTGTCCGCGATCATATCGCTCATAGGAAGCAGACATGA
- a CDS encoding Y4yA family PLP-dependent enzyme — MKTAEHETEFSAPSDLLTSNVRSYCRGMLPLTAKLEPWITELCQSTTLPALVQEHGSPLNVLNTEPFQRNVTALYEVAQAQGIDYDVYFARKANKCLAFVEAAKELGCGVDTASIQELQQVLASQIPGEKIICTAAVKSEALLRLCLESGVTIAVDHLDELMQTVILAEQVNRRADIAVRLSGFQHQGRKLPSRFGFDIDEILPLLQDLQHDSPHSLQYLNLIGVHFHLDGYCQAQRLSAIQRLLPLIDELRSREFPVRFLDIGGGFPMRYLESETEWDTFWQTHRRALLGEEDSLTYRNHGLGLTPVEGTLIGKPNCYPYYQSLVQADWFEEILTSESEAGTIADSLRKRQIQLRCEPGRSVLDGCGFTAARVEYRKQQPSGDWLIGLSMNRTQCRTSSDDFLVDPFLIPATEDSLLPRTPAGISGYLVGAYCTESELLSLRKLQFPHGVGIGDLIVFPNTAGYFMHFLESRSHQFPLARNVIYDNITDQAELDLVSH, encoded by the coding sequence ATGAAAACCGCAGAACATGAGACAGAATTCTCCGCTCCTTCAGACTTGCTCACAAGTAACGTGCGCAGCTACTGTCGGGGAATGTTGCCGCTGACAGCAAAATTGGAACCCTGGATCACCGAACTCTGCCAGAGTACGACACTCCCTGCGCTGGTGCAGGAACATGGTTCCCCCTTGAATGTGCTCAACACGGAACCGTTTCAGCGAAACGTGACAGCGCTGTATGAAGTGGCGCAAGCTCAGGGAATCGACTACGATGTCTATTTCGCCCGCAAAGCGAATAAGTGCCTGGCCTTTGTCGAAGCGGCAAAAGAACTGGGATGTGGCGTTGATACGGCCAGCATCCAGGAGCTGCAGCAGGTACTCGCGTCCCAGATCCCTGGAGAAAAAATCATTTGCACTGCTGCTGTGAAATCGGAGGCGCTGCTGCGGCTGTGTCTCGAATCGGGTGTCACCATCGCCGTTGATCATCTCGATGAATTGATGCAGACAGTGATTCTGGCAGAACAAGTCAATCGCCGGGCCGATATCGCGGTGCGTCTCAGCGGTTTTCAACATCAGGGAAGGAAACTACCTTCCCGGTTCGGGTTTGATATTGATGAAATCCTGCCGCTGCTTCAGGACCTTCAGCATGACTCCCCCCACAGCTTGCAGTATTTGAATCTGATCGGTGTGCATTTTCATCTGGACGGCTACTGCCAGGCACAGCGTCTGTCAGCCATTCAACGGCTGCTGCCGCTGATCGATGAGTTGCGGTCCCGAGAATTTCCTGTCCGGTTCCTGGATATCGGCGGCGGGTTTCCGATGCGCTATCTTGAATCGGAGACAGAATGGGATACCTTCTGGCAGACCCATCGGCGGGCGCTGCTGGGAGAAGAAGATTCGCTTACGTATCGAAATCATGGATTGGGGCTGACGCCGGTGGAAGGTACACTGATTGGTAAGCCGAACTGTTATCCTTATTATCAAAGTCTGGTACAGGCGGACTGGTTTGAAGAAATATTAACATCAGAAAGCGAAGCAGGCACGATTGCGGATTCGCTGCGAAAGCGGCAGATTCAACTGCGGTGTGAACCGGGCCGGAGCGTACTGGATGGCTGTGGTTTTACGGCGGCACGCGTCGAGTATCGGAAACAGCAACCGAGCGGCGACTGGCTGATCGGACTGTCGATGAATCGCACACAGTGCCGCACGAGTAGTGACGATTTTCTCGTCGACCCCTTCTTAATTCCTGCTACAGAAGATTCCCTGCTCCCGCGTACGCCGGCAGGTATTTCTGGTTATCTCGTCGGCGCTTACTGTACCGAGTCGGAGTTGTTGAGTCTGCGCAAGTTACAGTTTCCGCATGGCGTGGGCATCGGTGACCTGATCGTCTTCCCGAATACCGCGGGTTACTTCATGCATTTTCTGGAAAGTCGCTCGCATCAGTTTCCGCTGGCTCGGAATGTTATTTATGATAACATCACGGACCAGGCTGAGCTTGACCTGGTTTCCCATTAA
- a CDS encoding beta-propeller domain-containing protein: MKYFNAIWITLLVCFILQGDPASGADKSSGHPLLIGYGEGIMQLDEQNHIVWHYQPPDIETVYDAWKLPSGNVLFCHRYGVREVNPDKETVWDYKIPREPGKQEINSCQPLPDGKVLILDCGNQKLLEVDRQQNVTLSIDLPDGGKNVHNRYMQARKTPQGTYLISYRDNKVILELNADGKEVWRFKLNENDRAFTAIRLANGRTLIPCIASYRIIEVDPDGKITWELDKQDELGFELLYPVGVQVRKNGNLVVINSDYHHRKGMNNDIQAFEITRDKQVIWRLKKSDLEEDGKVPVVERGTKMPSHHLLSIQVLGEPVELK, encoded by the coding sequence ATGAAATACTTCAACGCAATCTGGATCACTTTACTGGTCTGTTTTATTCTGCAGGGAGACCCGGCAAGCGGAGCAGACAAGAGTTCGGGACACCCACTGTTGATTGGCTACGGCGAAGGGATCATGCAGTTGGACGAACAGAATCACATCGTCTGGCATTACCAGCCTCCGGACATCGAAACGGTCTATGATGCCTGGAAGCTGCCGAGCGGGAACGTACTGTTTTGTCATCGGTATGGTGTGCGGGAAGTGAACCCGGACAAAGAGACGGTGTGGGACTACAAAATCCCGCGGGAACCTGGCAAGCAGGAAATCAACTCCTGTCAGCCTCTGCCGGATGGAAAAGTGCTGATTCTCGACTGTGGCAATCAGAAATTGCTGGAAGTGGACCGACAGCAGAACGTGACGTTATCGATTGATCTGCCCGATGGCGGCAAGAATGTTCATAACCGTTATATGCAGGCCCGCAAGACGCCGCAGGGCACGTACCTGATTTCGTATCGCGACAATAAAGTGATTCTCGAACTCAACGCGGACGGCAAAGAGGTCTGGCGGTTTAAGCTGAACGAGAACGATCGCGCGTTCACCGCCATTCGGCTGGCAAACGGCCGCACACTGATCCCATGCATTGCATCGTACCGCATCATCGAAGTCGACCCGGACGGCAAGATCACCTGGGAGCTGGATAAGCAGGACGAACTGGGTTTCGAACTGTTGTATCCGGTCGGCGTACAGGTCCGCAAAAACGGGAACCTGGTAGTGATCAATTCCGATTATCATCATCGCAAAGGAATGAACAACGACATACAGGCGTTTGAAATCACCCGCGACAAACAAGTAATCTGGAGGCTGAAGAAATCCGATCTGGAAGAGGACGGGAAGGTCCCCGTCGTCGAACGCGGCACGAAGATGCCGTCGCATCACCTGCTCAGCATTCAGGTCCTGGGGGAGCCTGTGGAGCTGAAGTAG
- a CDS encoding NHL repeat-containing protein: protein MLDRRLHRRDFLAQTLLSGTLALGANPLSASENKLPVLGQNQFQYRPVAGWGVLDDKTPVKNCSAMVVDAQGRIYLLTDHLANNVIVYDKDGKLINKWGTRFPGAHGLQIVKENDREVLFITDLNLHRVFKTTLDGEILMEVIYPKSTGKYASEKEFRPAWTLHLPDGDFFVLDGYGKDYIMRYNRAGKVLNYFGGPEGGIAHWGPHGGTIDTRGPGEPELVIAMSDQQTIKRLSLDGKLIEEIALPGSNPRMIQIVGEHMFVPHLADNWPKDRDSRGYISVLDRDYKIVSNIGGTPPRYVDGKLQPMRQQGSFFQHPHDLLVATDGAIYVPQFASGNTYPVKLVPETST, encoded by the coding sequence ATGCTTGACCGCCGACTGCATCGACGCGACTTCCTGGCTCAGACCCTGCTGTCGGGAACCCTTGCACTGGGAGCTAATCCGTTAAGCGCCAGCGAAAACAAACTGCCTGTGTTGGGACAGAACCAGTTTCAATATCGTCCCGTCGCCGGCTGGGGTGTCCTCGATGACAAAACGCCAGTCAAGAACTGTAGCGCCATGGTCGTTGATGCGCAGGGCCGGATTTATCTGCTCACCGATCATTTGGCGAATAATGTCATCGTTTATGACAAGGACGGAAAACTGATCAATAAGTGGGGCACGCGGTTTCCCGGCGCGCATGGCCTGCAGATCGTGAAAGAAAATGATCGGGAAGTGCTGTTCATCACCGACCTCAACCTGCACCGTGTTTTCAAAACGACGCTGGACGGCGAGATTCTGATGGAAGTGATCTATCCGAAGTCAACAGGCAAGTATGCCAGCGAGAAAGAGTTTCGTCCTGCCTGGACGCTGCATCTGCCTGACGGCGATTTCTTTGTACTCGACGGGTACGGTAAAGATTATATCATGCGTTACAACCGTGCGGGAAAAGTCCTGAATTATTTCGGCGGGCCGGAAGGGGGCATCGCGCACTGGGGACCGCACGGAGGCACTATCGATACTCGCGGTCCCGGCGAACCGGAACTGGTCATCGCGATGAGCGATCAACAGACGATCAAACGTCTTTCACTGGACGGAAAGCTGATTGAAGAAATCGCCCTGCCCGGTTCGAATCCCCGTATGATCCAGATTGTCGGCGAGCACATGTTCGTGCCCCACCTGGCGGACAACTGGCCGAAAGACCGCGACAGCCGCGGCTATATTTCGGTATTGGATCGCGACTACAAAATTGTCTCCAATATCGGCGGCACCCCGCCCCGCTATGTTGACGGAAAATTACAGCCCATGCGGCAACAGGGCAGCTTCTTTCAGCATCCCCACGACCTGCTCGTCGCAACCGACGGCGCGATCTATGTCCCCCAGTTCGCGTCCGGCAATACCTACCCGGTCAAACTGGTTCCTGAGACTTCCACATAA
- a CDS encoding sulfatase family protein, producing MLIVLLVLTLIMSARTVAAKTAANTKQRPNIVWILVDDMSCHFGYQGEKLVETPHVDQLAREGVVFRNAYATAPVCSTFRSALITGMYQTTIGAHHHRSSRGTLKINLPAGMQTVPELFRKAGYYTTNANPEGTRPGKEDYNFAYQKSDLYDGVDWTKRANGQPFFAQYQLQGGKLRNVDRWYDEVKTGLDTLITADEVTLPPYYPDHPVIGEDWAAYLNSVSYTDKQVGRILDKLKQEQVLDNTILFFLTDHGISHARGKQFLYEEGLKIPFIVWGPKFVGAKSLRDELIAHIDLSATSLALAGIDIPTTMQGRPLFGPDARPRTYVVSARDRCDETVDHIRSVRKGNFKYIRNYLPERPYLQPCRYKDGKPFVPVLRELYAAGKLNAAQSLHLAETRPEEELYDLTNDPWEIHNLADDAAYQEQLTEFRCLLANWELDTDDRGRFPESEAMYDSDMKPYLNKSRKREPEQAAILEANIQLMKRWRAEGK from the coding sequence ATGCTAATCGTTCTCCTGGTTCTGACATTGATTATGTCTGCCAGGACCGTAGCAGCGAAGACAGCTGCAAACACAAAGCAACGACCGAACATTGTCTGGATTCTGGTCGACGATATGTCCTGTCATTTCGGCTACCAGGGGGAGAAACTGGTCGAGACGCCTCACGTGGATCAACTGGCCCGGGAAGGCGTGGTATTTCGCAACGCCTACGCGACGGCGCCGGTCTGCTCCACATTTCGTTCCGCCCTGATCACAGGCATGTATCAGACCACCATCGGTGCGCACCATCATCGCAGCTCACGGGGCACGTTGAAAATCAACTTACCCGCAGGCATGCAGACCGTTCCGGAACTCTTTCGCAAAGCCGGTTATTATACGACAAACGCCAACCCCGAAGGGACCCGGCCTGGCAAAGAGGATTACAACTTCGCTTATCAGAAATCCGACCTTTATGACGGCGTGGACTGGACAAAACGCGCGAACGGGCAACCCTTCTTCGCGCAATATCAACTGCAGGGGGGAAAACTGCGCAACGTCGATCGCTGGTATGACGAAGTGAAAACCGGTCTGGACACTTTGATCACAGCAGACGAAGTCACGCTGCCACCCTATTATCCGGATCACCCCGTGATTGGAGAAGACTGGGCCGCCTACCTGAACTCGGTCTCTTACACCGACAAACAAGTGGGCCGCATTCTTGACAAATTGAAACAGGAACAAGTGCTCGACAATACAATCCTCTTTTTTCTGACCGATCACGGCATCAGTCACGCCCGTGGCAAACAGTTTCTCTACGAAGAAGGGCTGAAGATTCCGTTCATTGTCTGGGGACCAAAGTTCGTGGGAGCAAAATCGTTACGCGATGAACTGATCGCACACATCGACCTGTCGGCAACCAGCCTGGCCCTCGCGGGCATTGACATTCCCACAACGATGCAGGGGCGTCCCCTGTTCGGACCGGATGCCAGGCCGCGCACATACGTAGTTTCGGCCCGCGACCGCTGTGACGAAACCGTCGATCACATACGCAGCGTCCGCAAAGGAAATTTCAAGTACATCCGCAATTACCTGCCTGAACGACCTTATCTGCAGCCCTGTCGATATAAAGACGGCAAACCGTTCGTGCCGGTGCTGCGCGAACTTTACGCTGCCGGCAAACTGAACGCGGCCCAGTCACTGCATCTCGCCGAAACGCGACCCGAAGAAGAACTCTACGATCTCACCAACGATCCCTGGGAGATCCACAACCTGGCCGATGACGCCGCGTATCAAGAACAACTCACCGAATTCCGCTGCCTGCTCGCAAACTGGGAACTCGACACAGACGACCGCGGTCGCTTCCCCGAATCGGAAGCCATGTACGACAGTGATATGAAACCGTATCTGAACAAGAGCCGCAAGCGGGAACCCGAACAGGCCGCGATCCTGGAAGCGAATATTCAATTGATGAAACGCTGGCGTGCTGAGGGGAAATAA
- a CDS encoding sulfatase-like hydrolase/transferase, which yields MKQLVLSLILIFSAGFFASDVVAQQAATETRKPNIILIMADDVSWECFGSYGADDYKTPHIDALAKQGVRFTNCYSTPLCTPSRVKLMTGKYNFRNYTHFGYLNPKEKTFGQMLQSAGYKTAIAGKWQLNGLYHGAEGHADNTRPFQAGFEEYCLWQVTTKTKIKEGGGERFWSPPLEQNGKFLTIADNQDQYGPDIMSDFLCDFIKKNQDEPFFVYYPTTLVHNPFVPTPDTIGDAPRTQAANKQPKGKQARKANFVAMVNYLDTLVGKIVKQVEDVGQLDNTLILFTADNGTNVQITSQWNRQTIHGGKGSTTDMGTHVPLVAYWKGHTPEGKVLNDLIDFTDFYPTFAAMADVKLGKDDPIDGRSFLPQLNGKAGQPREWVLNHYQPYWGRFTGDQYVRNADFKLYRDGRFYYVPVDLTESQNLASGQAGRQGEQSRQLLQQTLKNIPPAPPVKGGSNASARPIYPGWRNIVNPHD from the coding sequence ATGAAACAACTCGTTCTCAGTCTCATATTGATTTTCTCAGCAGGTTTTTTTGCCAGCGATGTCGTCGCGCAGCAAGCCGCAACAGAAACCCGCAAGCCGAATATCATTCTCATCATGGCCGATGACGTCAGCTGGGAATGTTTCGGCAGTTACGGTGCCGATGATTATAAAACGCCGCACATCGATGCGCTCGCAAAACAGGGAGTCCGATTCACGAACTGCTATTCGACGCCCCTCTGCACGCCATCCCGCGTCAAGCTGATGACGGGCAAATATAATTTTCGTAACTACACCCATTTTGGTTATCTGAATCCCAAAGAGAAAACGTTCGGCCAGATGCTGCAGTCCGCGGGTTACAAAACCGCAATTGCCGGTAAGTGGCAGTTGAACGGACTCTACCATGGTGCGGAAGGGCACGCCGACAATACGCGGCCGTTCCAAGCGGGCTTCGAGGAATACTGTCTCTGGCAGGTGACGACGAAAACGAAAATCAAAGAGGGGGGCGGTGAGCGTTTCTGGAGTCCGCCGCTGGAACAGAACGGCAAGTTCCTCACAATTGCAGACAACCAGGACCAATACGGTCCGGACATCATGTCGGATTTTCTCTGTGACTTCATCAAAAAGAATCAAGATGAGCCGTTCTTTGTCTATTACCCGACCACGCTGGTCCACAATCCGTTTGTGCCTACACCCGATACCATCGGAGACGCACCCCGCACGCAGGCCGCCAACAAACAGCCGAAAGGCAAGCAGGCACGCAAAGCCAACTTTGTCGCGATGGTCAACTACCTGGACACACTCGTCGGCAAGATTGTCAAACAGGTGGAGGACGTTGGCCAGTTGGACAACACGCTCATTCTGTTTACCGCCGATAATGGCACGAACGTGCAAATCACCTCGCAGTGGAACCGCCAAACCATTCATGGCGGCAAAGGTTCCACCACCGACATGGGCACCCATGTGCCGCTGGTCGCCTACTGGAAAGGACACACGCCCGAGGGCAAGGTACTGAATGACCTGATCGACTTTACGGATTTCTATCCCACGTTCGCCGCAATGGCGGATGTCAAGCTCGGAAAAGACGACCCCATCGACGGCCGCAGTTTTCTGCCTCAACTCAACGGCAAAGCGGGTCAGCCCCGGGAGTGGGTGCTGAATCATTACCAGCCTTACTGGGGACGGTTCACCGGGGATCAGTATGTGCGGAACGCCGACTTCAAACTCTACCGCGACGGCCGCTTTTATTATGTGCCCGTCGATCTGACTGAGAGTCAGAATCTCGCCTCCGGTCAGGCAGGCAGACAGGGAGAACAGTCACGCCAGTTGCTGCAGCAGACCCTCAAGAATATTCCCCCCGCGCCACCCGTCAAAGGAGGATCGAACGCATCGGCACGTCCGATCTACCCGGGCTGGCGAAATATTGTGAACCCGCATGATTAG